The following are encoded together in the Myxococcaceae bacterium JPH2 genome:
- the glpX gene encoding class II fructose-bisphosphatase: MDRNLAMEAVRVTEMAAIASARLMGRGNKNESDQVAVDAMRRAFDALQIDGTVVIGEGERDEAPMLYIGEKVGKRGEGAPAVDIALDPLEGTNLCAYGRPGSISVVAMASQGGLLNAPDTYMEKLVVGPRARGAIDLTKSPTDNLRAIAERMKVYVEDLTVMVLERERHADLIKEIRAAGARIRLIEDGDVAGAIATCFEGTGVDVLMGIGGAPEGVIAAAAIRATGGDMQGRLVPRNAGEIERAKKMGITDIHRIYTAEELAKGEVMFAATGVTTGDFLKGVRFFGGGCETHSVVMRSKTSTVRFIQSLHKFDKKPGYAL; this comes from the coding sequence ATGGATCGCAACCTGGCAATGGAGGCCGTGCGCGTCACCGAGATGGCGGCCATCGCTTCGGCTCGCCTCATGGGCCGCGGCAACAAGAACGAGTCGGACCAGGTCGCGGTGGACGCCATGCGCCGCGCCTTCGACGCGCTGCAGATCGACGGCACCGTCGTCATCGGCGAGGGCGAGCGCGATGAGGCGCCCATGCTCTACATCGGCGAGAAGGTGGGCAAGCGCGGCGAGGGCGCGCCCGCGGTGGACATCGCGCTCGACCCGTTGGAGGGCACCAACCTCTGCGCCTACGGCCGGCCGGGCTCCATCTCCGTCGTGGCCATGGCCAGCCAGGGCGGCCTGCTCAACGCGCCCGACACGTACATGGAGAAGCTCGTCGTCGGTCCGCGCGCCCGGGGCGCCATTGACCTCACCAAGAGCCCCACGGACAACCTCCGCGCCATCGCCGAGCGGATGAAGGTCTACGTCGAGGACCTCACCGTGATGGTGCTGGAGCGCGAGCGCCACGCGGACCTCATCAAGGAGATCCGCGCCGCGGGCGCGCGCATCCGGCTCATCGAGGACGGTGACGTGGCCGGCGCCATCGCCACGTGCTTCGAGGGCACGGGCGTGGACGTGCTGATGGGCATCGGCGGCGCCCCCGAGGGCGTCATCGCCGCGGCCGCCATCCGCGCCACGGGCGGTGACATGCAGGGGCGGCTCGTTCCGCGCAACGCCGGGGAGATCGAGCGCGCGAAGAAGATGGGCATCACGGACATCCACCGCATCTACACGGCGGAGGAGCTGGCCAAGGGCGAGGTGATGTTCGCCGCCACGGGCGTCACCACCGGTGACTTCCTCAAGGGCGTGCGCTTCTTCGGCGGCGGCTGCGAGACGCACTCGGTCGTGATGCGCAGCAAGACGAGCACCGTGCGCTTCATCCAGTCCCTGCACAAGTTCGACAAGAAGCCGGGCTACGCTCTGTAA
- a CDS encoding acyl-CoA thioesterase — protein MVEARLRVIYGDTDQMGVVYYANYFRYFEFARSEFFRAHGGSYREIERSGLMLPVVEASAQYKASARYDDLLVIRTSLSELRRASLVFTYELLRDGESPELLCLGRTMHACVGRDGRPTRMPEAITRLMPPDA, from the coding sequence ATGGTCGAGGCACGGCTGCGCGTCATCTACGGCGACACGGACCAGATGGGTGTCGTGTACTACGCGAACTACTTTCGCTACTTCGAGTTCGCTCGGAGCGAGTTCTTCCGCGCACACGGTGGCAGCTACCGAGAGATAGAGCGCTCCGGGCTGATGCTGCCCGTGGTGGAGGCGAGCGCCCAGTACAAGGCCTCCGCTCGCTATGACGACCTGCTCGTCATCCGCACGTCGCTGAGCGAGCTGCGGCGCGCGTCCCTCGTGTTCACCTACGAGCTGCTGCGCGACGGGGAGTCGCCGGAGCTCTTGTGCCTGGGCCGCACGATGCATGCCTGCGTGGGGCGCGACGGCCGGCCCACCCGCATGCCCGAAGCCATCACCCGGTTGATGCCGCCCGACGCTTGA